The Phreatobacter oligotrophus genome contains a region encoding:
- a CDS encoding ABC transporter substrate-binding protein: MKLDRRNLLAGGAALATVPHLGREAFAQTRAETLRQVTGNAVNTLDPTMPGSTREAFGISVNIYDRLVSFGKKQTPAGWVFDPDTIRGELAEKVVTSADGMTFTFHLRRDAKFHDGTPVTAEDVKWSLDRAVSARSLAAAQIQTGSWTKPEQFRIIDQYTVEAKVDKPDRLALPNLCTLYCIIFNSKVVKSHATAADPWGQEWTKTNTAGSGAYILESFRPGEQVILRRNDAWNRSIDGKPAGFRRVICQTIPEAATRASLIEKGDADLSIDLAASDVATLASRGNVKVISTPQFNAFSMIAFNTQAAPFNNKKLRQAIAAALPYGNIFKAALFERGAPLFGANWTDTPPSGIFPQPMPLKQDVALARKLLAEAGFPNGLDTPFAFNVGAAAIAEPMAALIKESLAAINVRVDIQKLPDAQISTMVTEKKLPFFTETSIAWLPSTDYFFRNFFTGNQRWNYSSWDNAEIVALAEKARFEINAAEYEKLCKKMISILAEEVPVLLLWQPNQDAVMPKNVEGYVYGYHRQVDYRDMKRA, from the coding sequence ATGAAACTGGACCGTCGTAACCTCCTGGCGGGCGGCGCCGCCCTTGCTACGGTGCCGCATCTTGGCCGCGAGGCCTTCGCCCAAACCCGCGCCGAAACGCTGCGCCAGGTCACCGGCAACGCGGTCAACACCCTTGACCCGACCATGCCCGGTTCGACCCGCGAGGCCTTCGGCATCAGCGTCAACATCTATGACCGCCTGGTGTCCTTCGGCAAGAAACAGACCCCGGCCGGCTGGGTCTTCGATCCCGACACCATCCGTGGCGAGCTCGCCGAGAAGGTGGTCACCTCCGCCGACGGCATGACATTCACCTTCCACCTGCGCCGCGACGCCAAGTTCCACGACGGCACGCCCGTCACCGCCGAGGACGTGAAGTGGTCGCTCGACCGCGCCGTCTCGGCCAGGTCGCTCGCCGCCGCCCAGATCCAGACCGGATCGTGGACCAAGCCCGAGCAGTTCAGGATCATCGACCAGTACACGGTCGAGGCGAAGGTCGACAAACCCGACCGCCTGGCGCTGCCGAACCTCTGCACGCTCTACTGCATCATCTTCAATTCGAAGGTGGTGAAGAGCCATGCCACCGCCGCCGATCCCTGGGGCCAGGAATGGACCAAGACCAACACGGCCGGCTCGGGCGCCTATATCCTGGAGTCCTTCCGTCCCGGTGAGCAGGTGATCCTGCGCCGCAACGACGCCTGGAACCGCTCCATCGACGGCAAGCCGGCCGGCTTCCGCCGTGTCATCTGCCAGACCATTCCGGAGGCCGCCACCCGCGCCAGCCTGATCGAGAAGGGCGATGCCGACCTCTCCATCGACCTCGCGGCCTCGGACGTCGCGACGCTGGCCAGCCGCGGCAACGTCAAGGTGATCTCGACGCCCCAGTTCAACGCCTTCTCGATGATCGCGTTCAACACGCAGGCCGCCCCCTTCAACAACAAGAAGCTTCGCCAGGCCATTGCGGCGGCCCTGCCCTACGGCAACATCTTCAAGGCCGCCCTCTTCGAGCGGGGCGCGCCTCTGTTCGGCGCCAACTGGACCGACACCCCGCCGAGCGGCATCTTCCCGCAGCCGATGCCCCTGAAGCAGGACGTCGCCCTCGCCCGGAAGCTGCTCGCCGAGGCCGGCTTCCCGAACGGCCTCGACACGCCCTTCGCGTTCAATGTCGGCGCGGCCGCGATCGCCGAGCCCATGGCGGCCCTGATCAAGGAATCGCTGGCGGCCATCAACGTCCGCGTCGACATCCAGAAGCTGCCCGACGCGCAAATCTCGACGATGGTCACCGAGAAGAAGCTGCCCTTCTTCACCGAGACCTCGATCGCCTGGCTGCCCTCGACCGACTACTTCTTCCGCAACTTCTTCACCGGCAACCAGCGCTGGAACTATTCCTCGTGGGACAATGCGGAGATCGTGGCGCTCGCCGAAAAGGCGCGTTTTGAGATCAATGCCGCGGAGTATGAGAAGCTCTGCAAGAAGATGATCTCCATCCTCGCCGAAGAGGTTCCGGTCCTGCTGCTGTGGCAGCCGAACCAGGATGCCGTGATGCCGAAGAATGTCGAGGGCTACGTCTACGGCTATCACCGCCAGGTCGACTATCGCGACATGAAGCGAGCCTGA
- a CDS encoding hydantoinase/oxoprolinase family protein, protein MDGSRVWDIGTDIGGTFTDIIAVHAGGADTRIAKVPSRPDAPVTAMMEALAAVGLGPEDVRRFVHGTTRVTNALVEERLPKVALVATAGFEDVLEIARYRRQDLYRLDVRPKAPPLVPPELCFGIAERMDAAGAVLEPLAEAEIDRLIAWLKAHAVESVAVCLLHSYANPAHEKRLAERLAGVVPHLCLSHEINPEAREYERASTTAFNAAAMPIAVTYLTELEERLPIGAGLQVFHSAGAMVPVPAVKRRPLVMAMSGPAAGVAASVRIARDLGLPRVLTFDMGGTTTDVCLIVDGAAEMADTRMMGGRPLRQPMLAVHSIGAGGGSLVDLGPGGLAVGPKSAGAVPGPACYGRGGTRATITDANAVLGYLDPEAVLGDTIRIDVEKARAALAPVATALGLSIEATALGIVKVANATMARALNRVTVERGIDGRDCTLLAFGGGGPMHATGLADLYGLKEIVVPAASSAFSALGCLTADLSFLQQRTLRLALADLTAESFGARVAEMVAEAEAPLVAGGVAPHDIAVEHVALMRYAAQSEAIPLAFAMPLDPSRLEADFHARHRELFGYATAEPVVIEALRIKATRPSAVAVLRPDIGRPVHAERSRACIFGPGGAVETRILPRETLAAPVDGPAIIEDAWSTVVVPPGWRARPDAGGNLLLTRSAS, encoded by the coding sequence ATGGACGGCAGCAGGGTCTGGGACATCGGCACCGATATCGGTGGCACCTTCACCGACATCATCGCCGTTCACGCCGGAGGTGCGGACACCCGCATCGCCAAGGTGCCCTCGCGCCCCGATGCGCCGGTCACGGCCATGATGGAGGCGCTGGCGGCAGTCGGGCTCGGCCCCGAGGACGTGCGCCGCTTCGTCCATGGCACGACGCGGGTGACCAACGCGCTGGTCGAGGAGCGACTGCCGAAAGTGGCGCTGGTCGCCACAGCCGGCTTCGAGGACGTACTGGAGATCGCGCGCTACCGGCGGCAGGACCTCTATCGCCTCGATGTGAGGCCCAAGGCGCCGCCGCTGGTGCCGCCGGAGCTCTGCTTCGGCATCGCCGAGCGGATGGATGCGGCGGGCGCGGTGCTGGAACCGCTCGCCGAGGCCGAGATCGACCGGCTGATCGCCTGGCTGAAGGCCCATGCGGTCGAGAGCGTCGCGGTCTGTCTGCTCCACTCCTACGCCAATCCGGCGCATGAGAAGCGGCTTGCCGAGCGGCTCGCCGGCGTCGTGCCGCATCTCTGCCTCTCGCACGAGATCAACCCGGAGGCGCGCGAGTACGAGCGCGCCTCGACCACCGCCTTCAACGCCGCGGCCATGCCCATCGCCGTGACCTATCTCACCGAACTCGAGGAGCGGTTGCCGATCGGCGCGGGGCTGCAGGTCTTCCACTCGGCCGGCGCCATGGTGCCGGTGCCGGCGGTGAAGCGCCGGCCGCTGGTCATGGCCATGTCCGGCCCGGCGGCGGGCGTCGCGGCCTCCGTGCGTATCGCGCGGGACCTCGGCCTGCCGCGCGTCCTCACCTTCGACATGGGCGGCACCACCACCGATGTCTGCCTCATCGTCGACGGCGCGGCCGAGATGGCGGATACGCGGATGATGGGTGGGCGGCCGCTGCGCCAGCCCATGCTGGCGGTGCATTCCATCGGCGCCGGTGGCGGCTCGCTGGTGGATCTTGGTCCCGGCGGGCTCGCGGTTGGGCCGAAGAGCGCCGGCGCGGTGCCGGGCCCCGCCTGCTACGGCCGCGGCGGCACCCGCGCCACGATCACCGACGCCAATGCCGTGCTCGGCTATCTCGACCCCGAGGCCGTGCTCGGCGACACGATCCGCATCGATGTCGAGAAGGCGCGCGCGGCGCTGGCACCGGTCGCCACCGCGCTCGGGCTCTCGATCGAGGCGACGGCGCTCGGCATCGTCAAGGTCGCCAATGCCACCATGGCGCGGGCGCTGAACCGCGTGACGGTGGAGCGCGGCATCGACGGGCGCGACTGCACGCTGCTGGCCTTCGGCGGCGGCGGGCCGATGCACGCAACGGGCCTTGCCGATCTCTACGGCCTGAAAGAGATCGTCGTGCCGGCGGCCTCCAGCGCCTTCTCGGCGCTCGGCTGCCTCACCGCCGACCTGTCCTTCCTGCAGCAGCGCACCCTGCGCCTGGCGCTGGCGGATCTGACGGCCGAGAGCTTCGGCGCGCGCGTCGCGGAGATGGTGGCGGAGGCCGAGGCGCCGCTGGTCGCGGGCGGCGTCGCCCCTCATGACATCGCCGTCGAGCATGTGGCGCTGATGCGCTACGCCGCCCAGAGCGAGGCCATCCCCCTTGCTTTCGCCATGCCGCTCGACCCGTCCCGCCTCGAAGCCGATTTCCACGCCCGGCATCGCGAGCTCTTCGGCTATGCCACCGCCGAGCCGGTGGTCATCGAGGCGCTGCGCATCAAGGCCACACGACCCTCGGCGGTGGCCGTCCTGCGCCCCGACATTGGCCGGCCCGTCCACGCCGAGCGCAGCCGTGCCTGCATTTTCGGGCCGGGGGGCGCCGTCGAGACGCGGATCCTGCCGCGCGAGACGCTGGCCGCACCGGTCGACGGACCCGCCATCATCGAGGATGCCTGGTCGACGGTGGTGGTGCCGCCGGGCTGGCGGGCGCGGCCCGATGCCGGCGGCAATCTTCTCCTCACCCGGAGCGCGTCATGA
- a CDS encoding ABC transporter permease, giving the protein MIAVLRHTGWVLRGNPVTMVASFGALVLVTLAIVGPWIVPYDPTASNVPNALMPPSAAHWFGTDQLGRDVFSRVIAATRLDLAIAASAVSLSFALGAMIGAFCGYTGGRLDRWVGRFVDVLMAFPLFVLAMAMVAALGNRVENIIYATAIINLPFYIRFARAEVNVRRNSGWVEAARASGNSHVRVVMLFLLPNVLPAMAVQISLNLGWAILNAAGLSFLGLGVKPPTPEWGIMVAEGARFITTGKWWLVVFPGAALMTAVLCFNLLGDGLRDILDPRMRT; this is encoded by the coding sequence ATGATCGCCGTCTTGCGCCATACCGGCTGGGTCCTGCGCGGCAATCCCGTGACCATGGTCGCCAGCTTCGGGGCCCTGGTCCTGGTCACGCTGGCGATTGTCGGTCCGTGGATCGTGCCCTACGACCCGACTGCGTCCAACGTGCCGAACGCCCTGATGCCGCCCTCCGCCGCCCACTGGTTCGGCACCGACCAGCTCGGCCGCGATGTGTTCTCGCGCGTCATCGCCGCCACCCGCCTCGACCTTGCGATCGCCGCCTCCGCCGTCTCGCTGTCCTTCGCCCTCGGCGCGATGATCGGCGCCTTCTGCGGCTATACCGGCGGACGGCTCGACCGCTGGGTCGGCCGCTTCGTCGACGTGCTGATGGCCTTCCCGCTCTTCGTGCTCGCCATGGCCATGGTTGCGGCTCTCGGCAACCGCGTCGAGAACATCATCTACGCCACCGCCATCATCAACCTGCCCTTCTACATCCGCTTCGCCCGTGCCGAGGTGAATGTCCGGCGCAATTCCGGCTGGGTGGAAGCGGCGCGCGCCTCCGGCAACAGCCACGTGCGCGTGGTCATGCTGTTCCTGCTGCCCAACGTACTGCCGGCCATGGCCGTGCAGATCTCGCTCAACCTCGGCTGGGCCATCCTCAACGCCGCCGGCCTTTCCTTCCTCGGCCTTGGCGTGAAGCCACCGACCCCGGAATGGGGCATCATGGTCGCCGAGGGCGCGCGCTTCATCACGACAGGCAAATGGTGGCTTGTCGTCTTCCCCGGCGCGGCGCTGATGACCGCCGTCCTCTGCTTCAACCTGCTGGGAGACGGGTTGCGCGACATCCTCGATCCGCGGATGCGCACATGA
- a CDS encoding hydantoinase B/oxoprolinase family protein, with the protein MTPLDPFVVEVIRHGLSAAAEEMSLVMTRSARSPLLREAGDLSSAITDAEGGLVGQGKDIPIHLGAMAYTVRELLKVRPAAGLREGDAIIYNLGALGGNHLNDVKIARPVFVQGRLVAFALSLAHWPDVGGTWPGSYLADAFDTFQEAIRIPPLTIATAQGIERGVLDLILANVRDPVSCEGDLMAQLAATQAAERRIRDLCAAHGTDVFIAAMARLHDLSEAEMRAAIAELPDGTYEGEDFLDDGGPDGAPARIHVRITISGDEATFDLSGSADRVANFCNTTPFIARSAVAYAARIMSGRDMQQNAGALRPLTIITRPGSILEPGWKAAVAAGNHETSMRVVDAVIRAMEGVIPDRLTAGGPATSGLLAFAEPLADGGWRMLYEVHGGGEGARHDRDGCPATRVHLANTSNTPAEMIEANYAIRVERQAIRRGSGGAGRHRGGEGVIRAYRVLAPTLWLTTCVERTVMPPYGLQGGEPGAPYRITLTREGASEVLPGKANLLLRAGDLVTLEGCGGGGFGVPATGL; encoded by the coding sequence ATGACCCCGCTCGATCCCTTCGTCGTCGAGGTCATCCGCCACGGGCTCTCCGCCGCGGCGGAGGAGATGAGCCTGGTCATGACCCGCTCGGCGCGCTCGCCGCTGCTGCGCGAGGCGGGCGACCTCTCCTCCGCCATCACCGATGCAGAGGGCGGGCTGGTCGGGCAGGGCAAGGACATCCCGATCCATCTCGGCGCCATGGCCTACACCGTGCGCGAACTCCTGAAGGTGCGGCCGGCGGCGGGCCTCAGGGAGGGTGATGCCATCATCTACAATCTCGGCGCGCTCGGGGGTAACCACCTCAACGACGTGAAGATCGCCCGGCCGGTCTTTGTCCAGGGGCGGCTCGTCGCCTTCGCGCTGAGCCTTGCCCATTGGCCCGATGTCGGCGGCACCTGGCCGGGAAGCTATCTCGCCGACGCCTTCGACACGTTCCAGGAGGCGATCCGCATCCCGCCGCTCACGATCGCGACGGCTCAAGGCATCGAGCGCGGCGTGCTCGACCTCATCCTCGCCAATGTCCGCGACCCCGTGTCCTGCGAGGGCGACCTGATGGCCCAGCTCGCGGCGACGCAGGCCGCCGAGCGGCGCATCCGCGACCTCTGTGCGGCGCACGGCACCGACGTCTTCATCGCCGCCATGGCGCGTCTCCACGACCTGTCGGAAGCCGAGATGCGGGCGGCCATCGCCGAGCTGCCGGACGGCACCTATGAGGGCGAGGATTTCCTCGACGATGGCGGGCCGGACGGGGCACCCGCCCGCATCCATGTGCGCATCACCATTTCGGGCGACGAGGCGACCTTCGACCTCTCGGGCTCGGCCGACCGCGTCGCCAATTTCTGCAACACCACGCCCTTCATCGCCCGCTCGGCGGTCGCCTATGCGGCGCGCATCATGAGCGGGCGCGACATGCAGCAGAATGCCGGGGCGCTCAGGCCGCTGACGATCATCACCCGTCCCGGCTCGATCCTCGAGCCGGGCTGGAAGGCGGCGGTGGCGGCGGGCAACCACGAGACCTCGATGCGTGTCGTCGATGCGGTCATCCGCGCCATGGAGGGTGTCATCCCCGACCGGCTGACGGCGGGGGGACCGGCGACCTCCGGCCTTCTCGCCTTTGCCGAGCCGCTGGCCGATGGCGGCTGGCGGATGCTCTACGAGGTTCATGGCGGCGGGGAGGGGGCGCGGCATGACCGCGACGGCTGCCCGGCGACGCGTGTCCACCTCGCCAACACCTCGAATACGCCGGCCGAAATGATCGAGGCGAACTATGCCATCCGCGTCGAGCGGCAGGCGATCCGCCGCGGCTCCGGCGGGGCGGGTCGCCACCGTGGCGGAGAGGGCGTCATCCGCGCCTATCGCGTGCTGGCGCCAACCCTGTGGCTCACCACCTGCGTCGAGCGCACGGTCATGCCACCCTATGGGCTCCAGGGTGGCGAGCCCGGCGCGCCCTATCGCATCACGCTGACGCGCGAGGGCGCGAGTGAGGTCCTGCCCGGCAAGGCGAACCTGCTGCTCCGCGCCGGCGATCTCGTGACGCTGGAGGGCTGCGGCGGTGGCGGCTTCGGCGTGCCCGCAACGGGCTTGTGA
- a CDS encoding ABC transporter permease, which yields MGLAVSIARRAGKRVVSSLPALFGVVIFTFLLMRVLPGDPAIFFASGPNAGQAEIEQIRQQMGLDKPVPQQLLLYLRDIGTGNLGRSMTTGQPVVTDLVSRLPASLELTFVALMLALVLALPLGILAALRPNSLIDNIVRMICTLGVCVPTFVSGLLFIFAFYYILGIAPDPTGRIDIFAGQPPTITGFLLIDAAVAGDWDAWSSAARQLILPACTMALFVLAPLARMTRASMLAVLTSDFVRTGEALGLSRRRVVLVYALRNALLPVLTIMGIVFSTMLGANVLVEKVFSWPGVASYALDALLASDYAPVQGFVLLMATIFVMVNLTVDVLYGLADPRISIE from the coding sequence ATGGGTCTTGCAGTCTCCATCGCGCGGCGCGCCGGGAAACGGGTCGTCTCGTCCCTCCCGGCGCTGTTCGGAGTGGTGATCTTCACCTTCCTCCTGATGCGCGTGCTGCCCGGCGATCCCGCGATCTTCTTCGCCTCCGGCCCCAATGCGGGCCAGGCGGAAATAGAGCAGATCCGCCAGCAGATGGGGCTCGACAAGCCCGTGCCCCAGCAATTGCTGCTCTATCTACGCGATATCGGCACCGGCAATCTCGGCCGATCCATGACCACCGGCCAGCCGGTGGTCACTGACCTCGTGTCGCGTCTGCCGGCGTCGCTGGAACTGACCTTCGTGGCGCTCATGCTGGCGCTGGTTCTGGCACTGCCGCTCGGCATTCTGGCGGCGCTGCGCCCGAACTCGCTGATCGACAACATCGTCCGGATGATCTGCACGCTCGGCGTCTGCGTGCCGACCTTCGTGTCCGGCCTGCTGTTCATCTTCGCCTTCTATTACATTCTCGGCATCGCCCCGGATCCGACCGGCCGCATCGACATTTTTGCCGGTCAGCCGCCGACCATCACCGGCTTCCTCCTCATCGACGCGGCCGTCGCCGGCGATTGGGACGCCTGGAGCTCGGCAGCGCGCCAGCTCATCCTGCCAGCCTGCACGATGGCGCTATTCGTGCTGGCCCCGCTCGCCCGCATGACGCGCGCCTCCATGCTCGCGGTGCTCACCAGCGACTTCGTGCGCACCGGCGAGGCCCTCGGCCTGTCGCGCCGCCGCGTCGTGCTGGTCTATGCCCTGCGCAACGCGCTCCTGCCGGTGCTCACCATCATGGGCATCGTCTTCTCCACCATGCTTGGCGCAAACGTGCTGGTGGAAAAGGTCTTCTCCTGGCCGGGCGTCGCCTCCTACGCGCTCGACGCCCTGCTCGCCTCCGACTACGCGCCCGTCCAGGGCTTCGTCCTCCTGATGGCGACCATCTTCGTGATGGTGAACCTGACCGTCGACGTGCTCTACGGTCTCGCTGATCCCCGGATATCCATCGAATGA
- the nikE gene encoding nickel ABC transporter ATP-binding protein NikE — MTGPLLTIEDLKVTFSTRNGPVEAIKGVSLSLSAGESLGIVGESGSGKSVTAFSVMQLLDRAGKITGGRITFRGQDITNASRGMLQPLRGAAMSMIFQNPRAALNPIRTVGLQIADVLRAHEQISAKEARARALKLLEAVMIRDPEARLDAYPHELSGGMCQRVMIAMAIACEPTLLIADEPTTGLDVTTQKTVMDLLAEITARRGMAMILITHDLGLAAQYCQRVAVMERGVVVEQAAPATLFGAPTHPYTRRLVAASPTRLSTVESLVVDREALPTAPVRIAPRPGSEPLLAVRNCVKVFDNGFRGVDDVSFSLAPGESLGLVGESGSGKSTLSRIVCRLIDATEGTITFDGEDIGAIPSRDFYRSRFRRDIQIVFQDHGDSLNPRFSAFDAIADPLRLLGGVQDARELRRQVEDCARRVGLPEEFLDRFPHQLSGGQKARVGIARAIAAKPRLLVLDEPTAALDVSVQAVILHLLDRLRRETGLAYLFVSHDLNVVRMMCERTIVLQKGRIVEEGPSGPLFTAPASDYARELIAAIPHFDPEAALARQKALAAAV, encoded by the coding sequence ATGACCGGCCCGCTTCTCACCATCGAGGACCTCAAGGTCACCTTCTCCACCCGAAATGGACCGGTGGAGGCCATCAAGGGCGTGTCGCTGTCGCTCTCCGCCGGCGAAAGTCTGGGCATCGTCGGCGAATCCGGGTCCGGCAAGTCCGTCACCGCCTTCTCGGTCATGCAGCTCCTCGACCGTGCGGGGAAGATCACCGGCGGGCGGATCACCTTCCGCGGGCAGGACATCACCAACGCCTCGCGGGGGATGCTCCAGCCGCTGCGCGGCGCCGCCATGTCGATGATCTTCCAGAACCCGCGGGCGGCGCTGAACCCGATCCGGACGGTCGGCCTGCAGATCGCCGACGTGCTGCGCGCCCACGAACAGATCTCGGCCAAGGAGGCGCGGGCCCGCGCGCTCAAGCTGCTCGAGGCGGTGATGATCCGCGATCCCGAGGCCCGGCTCGACGCCTATCCGCACGAGCTCTCCGGCGGCATGTGCCAGCGCGTGATGATCGCCATGGCGATCGCCTGCGAGCCCACCCTGCTCATCGCCGACGAGCCGACCACCGGCCTCGACGTGACGACGCAGAAGACGGTGATGGACCTGCTCGCCGAGATCACCGCGCGGCGCGGCATGGCGATGATCCTCATCACTCACGATCTCGGCCTTGCCGCCCAGTACTGCCAGCGCGTCGCCGTGATGGAGAGGGGCGTCGTCGTCGAGCAGGCGGCGCCTGCCACGCTCTTCGGCGCCCCGACCCATCCCTATACGCGCCGGCTGGTGGCGGCCTCGCCGACCCGCCTCTCCACCGTCGAGAGCCTTGTCGTCGACCGCGAGGCGCTCCCCACCGCACCGGTCCGGATCGCGCCGCGACCAGGCTCCGAGCCGCTGCTCGCCGTGCGCAACTGCGTGAAGGTCTTCGACAACGGCTTCCGCGGCGTCGACGACGTGTCCTTCAGCCTCGCGCCGGGCGAGAGCCTCGGCCTCGTCGGCGAATCCGGCTCCGGCAAGAGCACGCTGTCGCGCATCGTCTGCCGGCTGATCGACGCCACCGAGGGCACGATCACCTTCGACGGCGAGGATATCGGCGCCATTCCCTCGCGCGATTTCTACCGCTCGCGCTTCCGCCGCGACATCCAGATCGTCTTCCAGGACCACGGGGACAGCCTCAATCCGCGCTTCTCCGCCTTTGACGCCATCGCCGATCCGCTGCGCCTGCTCGGCGGCGTGCAAGACGCCCGCGAGCTGCGCCGGCAGGTCGAGGACTGCGCGCGCCGCGTCGGCTTGCCGGAGGAGTTCCTCGACCGCTTCCCGCACCAGCTCTCGGGCGGGCAGAAGGCGCGCGTCGGAATCGCCCGGGCGATCGCCGCCAAGCCACGGCTGCTGGTGCTGGACGAGCCGACGGCGGCGCTCGATGTCTCGGTGCAGGCGGTGATCCTGCACCTGCTCGACCGGCTCCGGCGCGAGACGGGCCTCGCCTATCTCTTCGTCAGCCACGACCTCAACGTCGTGCGCATGATGTGCGAGCGCACCATCGTCCTGCAGAAGGGCCGGATCGTCGAGGAAGGCCCGAGCGGGCCGCTCTTCACGGCGCCGGCCTCGGACTATGCGCGCGAGCTCATCGCCGCCATCCCGCATTTCGATCCGGAGGCGGCGCTGGCGCGCCAGAAGGCCCTGGCCGCGGCGGTGTGA
- a CDS encoding NAD(P)-binding domain-containing protein, which yields MTNATAALATRIRDDLDRIAHPRASWLTPRRAPDGTEALDVLVVGAGQSGVVTAFGLKRAKVDNVLVIDKAPRGEEGPWVTYARMKTLRSPKDFTGPDLDIPSLTYQSWHEARYGADHWRALDLITREDWNAYLLFVRDVTGVKVENGTELLSLEDAGGLVAARVRGPGGERVIHARKVVLATGQDSTGRWWMPDFIEALPKPLRAHTADAIDFTALKGKVVAVLGAGASALDNAATALEAGAASVHLFCRRLEPQVIQPYRWITFRGFMKHLADLDDAWRWRFMARVLGLREGFPQATYDRCAAHRNFVLHTGAPWTNARAEGGRAVVTTPQGEFAADFLICGTGIAMDFSAKPELAAFHDNILTWADRYTPPEEERSDRLGAFPYLSPDYQFMEKVPGKTPWIANVHLFSIASTMSFGPSGSSINAMTTAVPRLVDGITKGLFEADVDAHWQAFLAYDVAQATVRETVEGLGQAAE from the coding sequence ATGACCAACGCCACAGCCGCCCTTGCCACCCGCATCCGCGACGATCTCGATCGGATCGCCCATCCGCGCGCCAGCTGGCTGACGCCGCGGCGGGCACCGGACGGCACCGAGGCGCTCGACGTGCTCGTCGTCGGGGCAGGGCAATCGGGCGTCGTCACCGCCTTCGGCCTGAAGCGCGCCAAGGTCGACAACGTGCTGGTCATCGACAAGGCGCCGCGCGGCGAGGAGGGGCCCTGGGTCACCTATGCGCGGATGAAGACGCTGCGCAGCCCCAAGGATTTCACCGGGCCTGACCTCGACATCCCGAGCCTCACCTACCAGTCCTGGCACGAGGCACGCTATGGCGCCGACCACTGGCGGGCGCTCGACCTCATCACCCGCGAGGACTGGAACGCCTATCTGCTGTTCGTGCGCGACGTGACGGGGGTGAAGGTCGAGAACGGCACCGAACTCCTGTCGCTGGAGGATGCCGGCGGGCTCGTCGCCGCGCGGGTTCGGGGCCCCGGCGGCGAGCGGGTCATCCATGCCCGCAAGGTGGTGCTGGCGACGGGCCAGGATTCGACCGGGCGCTGGTGGATGCCGGACTTCATCGAGGCCCTGCCCAAGCCGCTGCGGGCTCACACGGCCGATGCCATCGATTTCACGGCCCTGAAGGGCAAGGTGGTGGCCGTGCTCGGCGCGGGCGCCTCGGCCCTCGACAATGCCGCCACCGCGCTCGAGGCGGGGGCCGCGTCCGTGCACCTGTTCTGCCGGCGGCTGGAGCCGCAGGTCATCCAGCCCTATCGCTGGATCACCTTCCGCGGCTTCATGAAACATCTCGCCGATCTCGACGACGCGTGGCGCTGGCGCTTCATGGCCCGCGTCCTCGGCCTGCGTGAGGGCTTCCCGCAGGCGACCTATGACCGCTGCGCCGCCCATCGCAATTTCGTCCTGCATACCGGCGCGCCGTGGACGAATGCGCGGGCGGAGGGCGGCCGCGCCGTGGTGACGACGCCGCAGGGCGAGTTCGCCGCCGATTTCCTCATCTGCGGCACCGGCATCGCCATGGACTTTTCGGCGAAGCCGGAGCTTGCCGCCTTCCACGACAACATCCTCACCTGGGCGGACCGCTACACGCCGCCGGAGGAGGAGCGCAGCGACCGGCTCGGCGCCTTCCCTTACCTCTCGCCGGACTACCAGTTCATGGAGAAGGTGCCGGGCAAGACCCCGTGGATCGCCAACGTGCACCTGTTCTCCATTGCCTCGACCATGAGCTTCGGGCCGTCAGGCTCCTCCATCAACGCCATGACGACCGCCGTGCCGCGGCTCGTCGACGGCATCACCAAGGGCCTGTTCGAAGCTGACGTGGATGCCCACTGGCAGGCCTTCCTCGCCTATGACGTGGCGCAGGCCACGGTGCGCGAGACGGTCGAGGGGCTGGGGCAGGCGGCGGAGTAG